The region acagaaacaaataaaagaataaaagaatctaaaaCTAGAGGAAAGGTAAGAAGATTACTTACAGCATAAAGGTTTTGAAAATACAAACAGTCACCATCTGGGCCGTGAAGCACTTTGCCAAACAAAGTTAGAATTGTGTGTTTATGGTCAGCAAGAATATTGTGTACCTGTTGAAATTTGTTGTCCTGGAAATAGCTTGCAGCCGTTAGAAATATTTCTCCAGTCATGTGATTAAAATTCAAACGTGCAAGGCATGAGGACCTCACACTGTAGAATGATTGGTTAACTAGCGATTGGTTGACTGGTTGACTGGTTGACTGGTTGTCTGGCCATAACTGGCTGCAAGCTTGTCTGATGACTGGTTGTAAGCTGTAAGTTTGGTCTTCGTTTTCAATGAGTAATCCTGATTTCTTGATGACATGACTCGGATTTTCTAAGCTGTTTTCGCTGCAGTTAGCCCTTTCAGCTGCTCTTTGAAGATAGTCATACGAGAACTTGACATCTGAATGAGACAGTATGGCCAGTAATTTTTGAACAGGTTGTGATGTTCTTTTTAACATacctttaatatatttaaaatatctatctggaatttcaaatttttcaaaacaATCTTCAACACCTTTTTCGTTAGGGAAAAGTGACAATGTTTTAGCAAGTTCGAGTATCATTAAAGGGAATCCACAACACCAATCAAGAAGTGTATTAACCAACCCCTCACAGCTAGAAGGCAAATTTGATGAGAACTCACAGTCAAAGAGTTCTCTCGCTTTTGATTTTCCTAAAGGCAACACCTGGAATTCTTTTGTACAAAGTTCATTGGTCAATAATGGTTCAAGCCCTCGAAACACCAGTATAAAAGTGGTCTCTGGAAAAGTGATACTGGAATTTCTCATGAACTCGAGTTCTTCAGATCTTTTAGTGGGTAGTAAAGTGTCAAAATGATCGAAAACAATGATATTTCCCCGTTTTAATTTGCCAAGATTTTGGCAATCAACATAATTTGTTTTACAACAAAAATATTGGACTTCTCTTGATGTCTCTGTCTTGACTACCTTCAGAACCTGAAAAGAAACAATATAGTAACTgtgtacgtaaatatacatatatgcttatatataaatatacatagctcttatttctagcaatttagaTGGTATTTTTATCACCCTTcttacatttagtgacaattataattcttctttttggtgaaacattgcaaactgctgtttatatatatatatatacatatatacatacacacacgtatatatacatatatatatgtgtgtgtttatatatatatatatataatattatatatatatatacatacaccacacacatatatatgcatatatatatgtgtgtggttgtgttaatatatatatatatatattatatatatatatatatatatatacattatatatatatatatatatatatatatatatatatatatatatatctatatatatatatatatatcacacacatatatgtatatgtatatgcatatatgtgtgtgtgtatatatataatatatatatatatatatatatatatatataaattagatccAGTTCAATTAAGTACTTAAATTGAAGGACCTTGTTAGGACAAACTAATTTGTTCAGTCAGACAATATCAGGTGAGTATCAAACggctgtacggctgataatttgcttaccacttgtgatagtattttaataataccatccctatatttatatatatatgtgtgtgtgtgtataaataattaaatatttacatagtcAACTGGATTCGCTTGTGCTAATAATGACTAAAAAGTTAGTGATAATTTCATGTAATCATGAATTGTCTTTATTCCATGTTAGTAAGAGaaagaatattttgtaaaagaatgAGGAAGTAAATAAATTTCAGGGGAGGTAATCAGTGACTGTCATTATTAGAAGCAGGGGAGGTAATCACACCGCTCCTATTTTATTTTAAGCTGAACTGATAATATTGAAATGAAAAAGATATAAATTTATGACTGTTTTGGACGGCATCGAAGCACTAACATATATTTCCCCTTTGATAGCAAAAACAATACACCAAACTGTTCCTCTACCCCATCAGTGTGCACCATCACTGCTTGATTAAATGCTTTTTGAaatgtgttttttattattattattattattattatattttattattgagtgagagagcagttcattattattattattattattattattattattattattattattattattattattaaggtggtgagctggcagaattgttagcatgccgggcgaaatgctttgtggcattttatctatcttttatgttctgagttcaaatttcaccagggtcgactttgactttcattctttcacaaaTTGCATATAGGTTCATGTCTTGGTTTCATTTCACACAAATCCTGTTCCTATTTACTTCTTCTGACCTtagtattcttttcattttttggaCTTTGTTTTATGTCTTCTAGGGTCACCAGTAACTCGAGTACCACATTCCacatcacattttatatttctcctTGTGATCTTAATGCTGCAgttaccataggcgcaggagtggctgtgtggtaagtagcttgtttaccaaccacatggttccgggttcagtcccactgcgtggcaccttgggaaagtgtcttctactgtagcctcgggccaaccaaagccttgtgagtggatttggtagacggaaactgaaagaagcccgtcgtatatatgtatatatatatgtgtttgtgtgtctgtgtttatccccccagcatcgcttgataactgatgctggtgtgtttatgcccccatcacctagcggttcggcaaaagagactgatagaataagtactgggcttacaaaagaataagtcccggggtcaagttgctcgactaaaggtggtgctccagcatggctgcagtcaaatgactgaaacaagtaaaagagtaaaaagagagtatgtcTTCAAATGCCTCGCAGTGTTTCGATATCAGCCTGGACAAACCATCCACTTGCCCTATGGCAACTATTCCATTTTGTAATCATCATTCAATAATGTAGTGCCTCATCGCTATCATCTATTTGCTGTGTGTAGGTTGACATTCCTATTTTAGAACTGTCTATTAACAGTAGCGGGTGATGGTCAGTTTGTAGatagaaacttcttccatgaataaatttatggaatttttttcACATCGAATATGAATTGCTAATGCTTCCTTTTCTATCTGGCTATAGTTCCTTTCAGCTGATAATAACAATCGTGATGCATGGGCTGTAGTCTTTTTACTCCCATCAGCATATTTGTGTAGAAGCACAGACAAAACagctaaaatacaacacacagaaatgaaagagaaaattaggagAGGGTATTACAGGAGAATTAGACTAATTTTAAGCACTGAACATaatgctaaaaataagataatagggaTAAACACGCTAGTTGTACTAGTCATAAACTACGGCTTTGACATAATAAA is a window of Octopus sinensis unplaced genomic scaffold, ASM634580v1 Contig16489, whole genome shotgun sequence DNA encoding:
- the LOC115230831 gene encoding uncharacterized protein LOC115230831 isoform X3 → MLPELFREHHKKMIDDLRKAITSYITIIQIYGLCFVGKTELIKQVLKVVKTETSREVQYFCCKTNYVDCQNLGKLKRGNIIVFDHFDTLLPTKRSEELEFMRNSSITFPETTFILVFRGLEPLLTNELCTKEFQVLPLGKSKARELFDCEFSSNLPSSCEGLVNTLLDWCCGFPLMILELAKTLSLFPNEKGVEDCFEKFEIPDRYFKYIKGMLKRTSQPVQKLLAILSHSDVKFSYDYLQRAAERANCSENSLENPSHVIKKSGLLIENEDQTYSLQPVIRQACSQLWPDNQSTSQPVNQSLVNQSFYSVRSSCLARLNFNHMTGEIFLTAASYFQDNKFQQVHNILADHKHTILTLFGKVLHGPDGDCLYFQNLYALCEKAGKIISLHPNRAVSFYQCCYDMSCLFGSKGEQAFLQYKIGQSLIKHSVDRNLSKGEEFCKKALGTLQTLKDNFKIINVYTTLAMISYWKGSWNDARRYCEAAIEIEIDDRSAKEEKFAKTFCRSILAYNYMCQGLIAKGIAITDELVADPVCPSHPTFGIIISTLAWSYYLKGYKDFALDLYKKSLAVLKNNLLEKNRWVVPMCYIADLESDLKREHSKGYFLKKIYDAEMYQKESCIKHVNFHRINLVKAKIHLRIFMQDPSSAPLHS
- the LOC115230831 gene encoding uncharacterized protein LOC115230831 isoform X4 produces the protein MLPELFREHHKKMIDDLRKAITSYITIIQIYGLCFVGKTELIKQVLKVVKTETSREVQYFCCKTNYVDCQNLGKLKRGNIIVFDHFDTLLPTKRSEELEFMRNSSITFPETTFILVFRGLEPLLTNELCTKEFQVLPLGKSKARELFDCEFSSNLPSSCEGLVNTLLDWCCGFPLMILELAKTLSLFPNEKGVEDCFEKFEIPDRYFKYIKGMLKRTSQPVQKLLAILSHSDVKFSYDYLQRAAERANCSENSLENPSHVIKKSGLLIENEDQTYSLQPVIRQACSQLWPDNQSTSQPVNQSLVNQSFYSVRSSCLARLNFNHMTGEIFLTAASYFQDNKFQQVHNILADHKHTILTLFGKVLHGPDGDCLYFQNLYALCEKAGKIISLHPNRAVSFYQCCYDMSCLFGSKGEQAFLQYKIGQSLIKHSVDRNLSKGEEFCKKALGTLQTLKDNFKIINVYTTLAMISYWKGSWNDARRYCEAAIEIEIDDRSAKEEKFAKTFCRSILAYNYMCQGLIAKGIAITDELVADPVCPSHPTFGIIISTLAWSYYLKGYKDFALDLYKKSLAVLKNNLLEKNRWVVPMCYIADLESDLKREHKRSLKKIYDAEMYQKESCIKHVNFHRINLVKAKIHLRIFMQDPSSAPLHS